DNA sequence from the Anthonomus grandis grandis chromosome 9, icAntGran1.3, whole genome shotgun sequence genome:
tggaaacaatattaatttatttacgtaATTagctataaatttaatattacaatttttaaagtttacaaTAATGTTTAACGCTTAACTAAATGAACTCCTAAACAATGCATAATTGGTAGAATTGGTACCAGAGTTTGATTTATAACTGTATGTAAACAACAAGTGTGGTTATTACATTAAATCTAGTTAAATATTATTGACTAAAACTAAGCTTGAGTTTCTTGTTTAAATTGTGATAAGAGGTTTCTTAGGATTTTTTAAAGCTATATTGGTTCTACTACTATTTagcctaatattattatttatgtgatACTAAAGTGATATGAGAGTATATCATTTGAATATCCAATGGTGTGGTTGGACTTTTTAGCTTACAaacaatcttaaaaattaatttccctGCTCTAACccgcaaatataaataaatatcattagtGTGCATGAGGTAGTCAAGATTAAAACGATTTTTAAGTACTTTATTTTGAAGGACTTTAACTTTTTAGAAACTAGTTTTTTATACAGGTGCCCCACACTGGTATGAGGTATCTTGATCTATTTCtttgtttaaacaataataagcaacaaataatttgattaagtcATTATGGATACAATTAACCAGAACTTCGAAGGTATCCTATAATACAAAAAGACAGTATCGTctgaaaatgtaaaatattgaGCACCCAATCCCGCTAGTCTCAGACTAAGAACAAAAAGCGCATAAACCAGTGGGCCCAGTACAGatccttgaggtacaccacagTTATAAATTCCACTATTCTGACGATTTTAATGTGCATATTGCTATTCAACAAGTACGACCTAATCAAGGCAAGTACAATATatctaaaacccattttttctaatttatctaGCAAAATAGTAAGTTCGATCGATTCACATAGATCGTAGCGTAGATAGTATCCGCGACATTTGTTAATCGCTCATCTAAACGCAACTTAACATTCAATCCGCTTCTGTCATTCCCAAgttgacaataaaaaataaggttagATTTTCGAGacatttgtttactttttttccaTCCGGAGTATTTTTTGATTGCTTCAATACAAGCCTCACTAAAACAGGTGATAGTagtaattaattagtttaaaatgtCCGGATATAAACGCAATTATGGATTGGAAGAAACCGTGCCCTATCAACTATTCGCTCGCTCCCAACAGAAAGAAAAACTTGCAAACAAGAGTAATAAAAACACAGACCACCACAAAATATTTCTGCAGAGCAGTATAGTTTCCCAAGCAAAGGGCTCTGCATATGTTGAAATTGGTAACACTAAAGTTATTGTCTCTGTTTTTGATCCTCGAGAAATTCCCAACAAAGTAGATTATGCACTTAAAGGGGAGGTATCTTGTGAATTCAAGTATGCCCCATTTAGTTGTCCTAAGCGCAAGTTTAACCAATTTAACAATAAAGAAAAGCATTATAGCAGCATGATGAAAAAAGCTTTAGAATCTGCAATTTGTTTACATGAATTGCCTAACTTTCTGGTTGATATTCATGCTATGGTTCTTGAAGAAGATGGCTCCGCTTTAAGTGGCGCTATAATTGGTGCTGGTTTGGCTCTAGCTGAAGCAGGAGTTCCAATGTATGACTTAATAACCTCTGTTACAATGAATATAGTGCCTAAAAAGGATCAAAATGAAGCAAACCAAAATGAAGAAGATGAAATGCATAGTCTATTAGTCGTTTCAAAACTTCACACACATAAACAAATATGTCAGATATATCAAAATGGTTGTATATCTTCAGATAAACTTAAGGAGTATATAAAAGCTCTCTCTAAGAGTTGTGATGATATTGTGCCTATTGttcaaaaatgtttgttaaaagCAGTTATGAGTAATATTAAAAGTTAGAATTATTATTTGAGctgtatttatttagttaaatcaTCCTCCCCTCTTTCCTTGTGTAAGGCCTGGAATAAtcatataactaaaaataaataaactataaaacttggtattaattatgtaatacagtttattaatttcaaatttataaaaaagtttatttttgaactattttaaaattagggtaACAGGGGGGGGGAGATAATATGTGAGGCCCTATCTCAACTGTGACATAGCGGACCGACGTAACGTCAAAAGTAAAGGTATTACAGATACCCTATTTATTGAAAGCATTCAGTATTGCCCAGTGATTTgcatattatcaataaaatttgaaaaaaaagtattaaattcgagcagaataaataaattgtaaactaATTAAATAGGGAAACGTGCGGAAACATGCTCGGAcccataattttttgtttgtttaatatttttctcataaGAATTTTTAGTTAGAGTACTGTAGGAGAatcaattatgatttttaaatggaacctaTATATTCCTTAAAACATTTTCGATTTAAATCAtcaaataataactaaatagaAAAAGAGTCTCGCTCCAATAAACAAATGAGAGCAGCTGCCAATGTTTATGGTGTTCCCGATCTACAATTCTTAGAACTCTACCTCAATCACAactctttattattattcttcatTATAACACTagttgctgttttttttttttgaaaagtcaaagACGACGCGAAGTTACAACGAAACGTCtgttatgtataataatatattgagtcAAAATATAggctggaaaaaattaattaaacggTTACTACTAGTAAGTGGTTAAGAATATTTTTGTCAGAGATTTGGTTAAAGCAGTAAGACTTCCTGAGAAAAGCATTACGACGAT
Encoded proteins:
- the LOC126740370 gene encoding exosome complex component MTR3, with the protein product MSGYKRNYGLEETVPYQLFARSQQKEKLANKSNKNTDHHKIFLQSSIVSQAKGSAYVEIGNTKVIVSVFDPREIPNKVDYALKGEVSCEFKYAPFSCPKRKFNQFNNKEKHYSSMMKKALESAICLHELPNFLVDIHAMVLEEDGSALSGAIIGAGLALAEAGVPMYDLITSVTMNIVPKKDQNEANQNEEDEMHSLLVVSKLHTHKQICQIYQNGCISSDKLKEYIKALSKSCDDIVPIVQKCLLKAVMSNIKS